GATACAGTAAATTTTGATTTGATAAATTCTCAAATTATAAAAGAAAACAAAATTGTAAAACTGACAAATAAAGAGACAGCTTTTTTAAAATTATTATTACAAAAAAAAGGGCAATTAGTTCCATATAAAACTATTGAAGAGATCATTTGGTATGATGAAAATAAACAGATGTCAAGCACAAGTTTACGTACACTTGTAAAAAATTTAAGAAAAAAAATTGCCAATGATATAATTGAAAATGTGCCAAAAATTGGATATAGATTAATAATTGAGAATAACTAATAAAAGGTAAAAATGAATCAAAAGCACTATTTAGAAACTGAATTATATGAGATGATTCAAAAAGATTCAACTATCTTTAATTTTTTAGAAAAAAATTCATTAGATGGAATATGGTATTGGGATATGGAAAATCCCCAAAATGAATGGTTAAGTCCAAGATTTTGGGAAGTTTTAGGTTATGAAGCAGAAGAAAAAAAACATTTAGTATCTGAATGGCAAGAATTAATATTTCCCGAAGATTTAGAAAAAACAATTGAAAATTTTAATAAACATTATGAAGATCTAAATCATCCTTATGACCAAATTGTAAGATATAGACACAAAGACGGTCATACAGTTTGGATTAGATGTAGAGGAAGTATTTTAAGAGATAAAAATCAAAAACCTATAAGAATGATAGGTGTTCATAATGATGTTACTGTTCAGAAATATAACGAAGAAAAACTTCTAAAAAGAACTGATGAGTTAAAAGCAATTTTAGACTCTTCTCTTAGTGGAATAATGGCATTTGAAAATTTTTATGATAAAAATGGAGAAATTATTGATTTTATATTTACAATGTCAAATAAAGAGGCTTGTAGAATAGTTAATTTAAGTGAAGAACAACTCCTTGGGCAACGTTTGTCAAAAATACATAGTGGAAATTTTAAACCCTTGGATTCTTTAGGAGGAAGAACACTTTTTGATATTTATAAAGAAGTTGTTTTAACAGGAGAGTCAAAATCATTAGAATTCTATTTTGAAGGAGATGGAATAAAAGATTGGTTTAGAAATAAAGCAGTGAAATTCAATCATGGGTTTGTTTGTACTTTTGAGGTTGTTACTCAAGAAAAACTTTTTCAAGAAAAATTAGAAAAAAAGGTAAAAGAAGAGGTAGAAAAACAAAACAAACAAGAAAAAATACTTATTCAACAATCAAAAATGGCTGCAATGGGAGAGATGATAGGTGCGATTGCACATAATTGGAGACAACCTCTTAATACTGTTTCTTTATTATGTCTTGCTTTAACTACAAAATTTGATAACTCTAAATTAGATAAAAATTACTTAAATAAGTGGATTGAAAAAATAAATAAACAAGTAAATTTTATGTCTCAAACCATAGATGATTTTAAAAATTTTTATAAACCAAAAGAGGAGTTTAAAAAGATATTTTTAAAAGAAGTTATTTTAAAAGTAGCCTCTTTAGTAAATTTTGAATTTAAAATAAATAATATCCAAATCAAGGTGGATATTCATCCTTCTAT
The genomic region above belongs to Arcobacter ellisii and contains:
- a CDS encoding PAS domain-containing sensor histidine kinase, which produces MNQKHYLETELYEMIQKDSTIFNFLEKNSLDGIWYWDMENPQNEWLSPRFWEVLGYEAEEKKHLVSEWQELIFPEDLEKTIENFNKHYEDLNHPYDQIVRYRHKDGHTVWIRCRGSILRDKNQKPIRMIGVHNDVTVQKYNEEKLLKRTDELKAILDSSLSGIMAFENFYDKNGEIIDFIFTMSNKEACRIVNLSEEQLLGQRLSKIHSGNFKPLDSLGGRTLFDIYKEVVLTGESKSLEFYFEGDGIKDWFRNKAVKFNHGFVCTFEVVTQEKLFQEKLEKKVKEEVEKQNKQEKILIQQSKMAAMGEMIGAIAHNWRQPLNTVSLLCLALTTKFDNSKLDKNYLNKWIEKINKQVNFMSQTIDDFKNFYKPKEEFKKIFLKEVILKVASLVNFEFKINNIQIKVDIHPSISFICLENQLQQAIINILVNAKEAIINRDIKNGIILISAKRKNSSIELLIQDNGGGVENEEILKSMFEPYFTTKLQSHGTGIGLYMTKIIIEQNLGGKIKVKNLNDGLIFKIKLPILVI